The Candidatus Binatia bacterium region CGTAGAGAAAAACGGTCAGGTTCGCGGCATTGCCCGGCCGGCGCGGATCGAGGGCGACGATTTTTCCTTTCCACTTCGGATTGAGAAGATCCGCGTAGGCTTTAAACTCTCCGGCGCTCGCCAGCTTGGTATTGATGGAAAAAAGCGGCACGACGCTGCCGCGCCAGATCACCACGTACTTGCCTTCGGAATCGGCGAACCACAGCTTCTTCTGAAACCACGCGGCGCCGTCCAAGACCTCGGGAAGAATCAAGAGCGGGCGGATCGGCTCGAGCACGCCCGCGGGCTTCAAGGTCTCCAGCGGAATAGTGGTCCCGCCGATCGCGAGGTCCGCCAGATACTTGCCCGCCCGTCTCTCGGTCATGATGCGCGAGACCAGCTCGCTCAAGCGGCCGCTGGTGTAGGCCACGCGGACGAACGGGAAAGCTTTTTGAAACGCCTCGACGTAGATTCTCTCGTCGCCCGATTGGCCGTAGATGGTCAACTGCCCCTCTTGCTTTGCGGCCGCGAGCGTTTTTTCCCATTCGTCTTGCCTCGCTTCCCCTGCATGGAGACCTGAGAAGCACGCCAGACCGAGGATCACCAGCGGCAGAATCGCGGAGCGAATTGTTTTCATGCCATTTTCTTGTCGATCTTGTAGAGTTCGGCTGCGTTGTCGCGTAAAATTTTCCGCCGCGCATCGCCCGCAAGCCCTTCGAAGCAAAGCGCGATGGCATCCCGGCTGTTCGGCCAGGTGGAAGTGGCCAGGGGGAAGTTCGTCGACCAAAGGATGTTCTCGGCGCCGACGAGCCCGGAGTTTTGCAAGCTGGCCCGATCGTACCAAGTCGTAAGATAGCACTGTCGTCTGAAGAGCTCCGAGGGCTTCAAAGCGTAGCCTTCCAGGTAAATGCGGTCGTTCTCAAACTGAAAATCGGCGTATTGCAAAAGGTAACTTCCCCAGCCCAGCGCACTTTCGCTGAACACCACCTTGAGCTTGGGAAACCGAAAGAGGATGCGCGAGAGCAGCAGGTTGACAACGACGAAGATGCTGCTGGCCGGCCCGGTCATGGCCTCCACCGCCTTCTTCAGCTTGGGAGAGTAGCCGTCATAGGGTTGCAACTGGATTTGCGCCGACGACCCCGCATGGAAACAAATGGGGACGTCCAGATCCTGGCACGTCGCCCACACAGGATCATAGTCGGGCTCATTGATGTGCGGCACGTCGCGCAACTCCATGGGAATACCTGGATAGATGACGCCTCGGTGACCTTTCGCGACCGCGCGCTTGATCTCCTGAACCGCCGATTCGGCGGGGAAGAGCGGCACGATGCATTGAGGAATGAAGCGCGGGCTAGCGCCCGCCCACTCTTCGATCAGCCAGTCGTTGTAAGCCTGAATGCAGGCGAGTTCCAGCTGCGGGTCGCGGATGCGGCCGAAGACCTCGCCCGCCACGCCTGCGACTGTCGGATATAAAACCGAGCAATCGATGCCGCCGGCGTCGAGCGCCTTTAAACGCTCCGCCGGCACATAGGCCATCCGCGGCACCTCTGACCAGCGCTGCGGCTCATCGGAGCGGTCCGCCATGAGGGCGCCGGCCAGCGCGACGCCTTCCAGCGCCAACTTCCGGCCGTCTACGATCCAGCGTTCCGTGCCGTCGGCTTGTTGCTCGACGTGCGGGACGCGGTCTCCCCATTTGCTCTTCGATAACCGTCGCGTCCACAATTCAGGCGGCTCCTGGACATGGTCATCGACGCTGATAACTTGATCGCGGAAATCCTGCCGTGTCATGACATTTTTAAGCGAAGCGGTAGAGGCGGATGGCGTTCTCGCACAATAATCTCCTCCGCAGATCCTCCGAGACTCCTTTCAACGTCTCTTCGACAAACTTCCAAGACCGGGGATACGTGGACGCGGTATGCGGGTAGTCCGATTCCCACATGATGTTGTCCATGCTGATCCGGTGGCGCTCTTCCGCGCCCAGCTTCTCGAACCAGAAATTGACGTAGATCTGCCGTTTAAACAGCTCGCTCGGCCGGGTCAGAATCCCTTCCGTCCATAGACGGCGCCGCTCCCACTCGTGATCGCATCCTTCCATGACGTAATTCACCCATCCGACGCCGGTCTCCGCGGACACCCATTTGAGCCGGGGAAACCGGTCCAGAATTCCGGAGAAGATGAGGTTCGGGATCGATTCGGCGGGAAACGCGCCGGTCGGCACGGTGAGCATGGAATGAAATTGGTTGTGACTGTAGCCCGACCAGCGTGGAAAGGATATTTTTGTCGCCAGCCCGCCCGACTCATGGATGTGAATGGGAATACCCAGCGCCTCGCAAAGGCCCCACAGGGGGTACCAGGCGGGATCGTTGAAATGATACGTTCCTTTGGCCAACGCGCTGGGCTCGGAAAGCAGAGCGATGCCGCCGTGGCCTTTTTTTACCGCCCGTTCGACCTCTGCAAGGGCCGTTTCAACGCCGCTTAAATAAGGGACCAGCGCCAGCGGGACGTAGCGGTCGCTCGCCGCGCGCCATTCGGCCAGGGCGTCGTTGTACGCCCGCACGCAGGCAAGCTCGAAGGCGCCGTCGCCTTGAAGGAAGCTGAAATTTTGCACCGGCGGATTGGGAAAGAGCACTTCGCCGTCTACGCCGTCTTCGTCCAGCGCCTTCAGCCGCTCTAAAGGATCGAAGACTTTGGGCGGGACCTCCTCCCAGCGCTGCGGGTAGCACTTGGTCTCGCCGCGCTCCATCACCGCCGGGCAGTTGGCAACATAGTTGCCCCTGATCTTTCCATGGACCATCCAGCGTTCGACCGGATTTACTGATCGATCGTCTTTGACCTCGACCACCTGGGGAATCCGATCTCCCCACTTCGCTTTGGACATGCGACTCGTGAACGCGTCGCGATCGAGCTGCGCGTGAGAATCCGCGCTGATGAGTCCGAACTTTAATTTCATTCCATTCTCCCGGCTGTTTTTCTAAGCTGCGCCGTTATCGGATGCCCAGCTCCTGGTGGACCTCCCGGAGCAGCGTGTAATCCACCAAGTTGGCTTTCTTCGTCGCGACGCCTTTCGCCGCGGGATCGAGGGCGTTCTGGACCGCGCCGTCGGTGGCGACGCCGGTCGGCGCGGCCGATTTCAGCAGCACATCCACGGTCTTGGCCGCGTCGTTCTTTTCGATTTTCAAATTATCGACGACCCATCGCATCGTCTCCTCCTTGCGCTCCAGGGCGTAGCGGTGGCTTTTCAAGAAAGCGCGGAGGACCCTTTTTAAAAAAGGCCTCCTCGTTTCCAGCGCGGACTCGTGGACGACGAGCCCGAACTGCGCCAGGTCGAAGTGATCGCCATAGAAGAGCATCTGCCGGAGGCCCATCTTCTCGGCCATGAAATTATAGGGCGGAACCAGATTGGCCGCTTGCACCGTGCCGCTCGCGAGCATCTGGATCCTGACATCGGAGCCGCCGCGTCCCCCCATGAAGACGACCGTGTCCGGATTGACGCCGGCCTTTCTCAGGATTTCCACCGTGGCGAGATGAGAGCCCGACCCCAAAGTCCCCACGGTGATCGCCTTTCCGGAAAGCTGGGAAAGCTCGGTGATCGCGGGATTAGACATCAGAAACCATCCGGGCTTTTGGCTCTGGGAGAAAATTTTGACCACGGGCCCGCCGTTGGCGCGCAGAGTAATCCCCGTAGAGCCGAACTCCATGCCGTCTATCTGCTTGCCGATCAGCGCCGTCGGCGCCAGATAGGCCGGCATCACAACGAGCTTCAGCTCGATGCCTTCCTCGGAAAAAAAACCCCGCTCCTTCCCCATGAACAGATAAGCGACGCTGATATGTTTGGTGGAGATGCCCATGATGAAGTCATCGAGAGCGAAGCTTTTCCCAGAGATCGAGAAGAAAAACAACAAACCGATGAGGGCCGCACGAGCCACCGCTCTAACGGGGTCGACACCCCCCGAGTGTCTGATGGATCGTCTTTTAGGCAATAGGCTCATCTGCACTGGAGTGCAGCAGACCTTATAGAGCTTGCGATCGTTTTGCAACAAACCATCGACACGAAGCACGCAAGTCGTTCCAATGGTTTTGGAAGAGCTGTCGGAGAGAGAGCCCAAGGCCAAGACGTTGAAGTTCGCGAAGACTTCGTCGATCTGCGCGGGCTAACAGAGTTGGAAAAAGAGGGAGCGTTCAAGTCAGTCCAGCTTGCCGTTTTTTCTTTGCCGAAATTCGCGGCGTAACCGCCCCGCCGGGGGTCTCTTGAAGGGCCGATGCGTGGGACGAGGAAGATAAGGCGTACTTCAAAAGTTCGCTTAGAAATCTCGTGCCGCGTAACACAGCCGTATCGCATCGGCCCGGAGAGAGACTCGCGGCGGGGCCGATGGCAAGTGGCTCTTTATGGCCGCCCTGCTACTCGTAGCGGAGCGCTTCGATGGGATCTAGCCGAGCCGCCTTCTGCGCCGGATAGAAACCGAAGAAGATTCCCACTCCTCCGGACACGAGCAGCGCGAAGGCGACGATGTCGGGACGGATCAGGATCGGCCATTCCATGAACCGATGGATCATGTTCGAGCTGCCGATGCCGACGAGAATCCCGAGCGCGCCGCCGAGCGCCGCCATGACCACGGCCTCGACGATGAACTGAAGCATGATGTCGCGGCTGCGCGCGCCGACCGCCATGCGAATCCCGATCTCGCGCGTCCGCTCCGTAACGGACACCAGCATGATGTTCATGATGCCGATACCGCCGACAAGCAGAGAGATCGAGGCGATCGTGCCGAGAAGAATGGCCATGACCTGCGTCGTGCTGGACGAGGCCGCGGCGATGTCGGAGAGATTGCGGATGGTGAAATCGTCTTCCTGGTCGGCTTGAATCCTGTGGCGCTGGCGCAAGAGCGCGGTGATCTGTTGCTCCGCTTCCTGCATGCGCGCCGCGCTCACGACCGCTACGTGGATGCTGTGCACCCAGGTCATCCTGAAGATCCGCTTTTGCATCGTGGTGTAAGGGATCATGATCGTATCGTCTTGATCCACGCCTTGGCCGGTTTGTCCTTTGGCTTGCAATATGCCCACGACCCGGAAGGGGATGTTCCTCACCCGTATCACGGCGTCGAGCGGATCTTCGTTGCCGAAGAGAGTATCGGCCACGGTCTGGCCGAGAACCGCCACTTTAGCGCTGCTGTCCACGTCCCCGTCGGTGATGAAGCGGCCGTCTTCGACTTGCCACTCGCGGATGTGCTGAAACTCCGGCGACACCCCCTGAATCAAGGTCGCCCAGTTCTGGTTGCCCGCGATCACCTGCTGCGTGCCCCTGACCGAAGGGGAAGCAAAGGAGACCGCGGGAACTTCTTCGGTGATCGCCCGGGCATCGCCGTCCACCAGGGTGCGAACCCCGCCAAAACCGGTTCTCACGCCGCCGGGAACGCTGGAGCCGGGAACAATCACGATAACGTTGGTGCCGAGGCTCGCGATCTGCGCGCGCACCAACGCCTTGGCCCCTTCGCCGATCGCCACCATGGCGATCACCGCGCCGACGCCGATGATGATGCCAAGCATCGTGAGAAACGAGCGCAGCTTGTTTCGCCTGAGCGCTCTGAGAGCGATTCTTAAAGTCATCAGCCACATCGGCGCCTCCGGCGCATGGCAGATCTCAAATTACAAATCTCAAATTCGCATCGCGGCCTTAATTTTTCGCTCACGCCTCACTCTTCATTCTCGCTTCTCTCGTCCGACGTGACCAAGCCGTCGCGGAAATGGATCTGTCTTTGGGAATAAGCGGCGATATCCGCCTCGTGCGTTACCAGAACGATCGTGAGGCCCTCGTTGGCGTTCAGACGTTGAAACAGCTCCATGATATCGGCGCTGGTCCTTGAATCCAGATTGCCCGTAGGCTCGTCGGCCAGAATCAGCGCTGGACGGTTCACCAGCGAGCGCGCGATCGCGACGCGCTGTTGCTGGCCGCCGGAGAGCTGGCTCGGCATGTGGTCGAGCCTTTGCTCCAACCCGACCAAAGAGAGCACCTCCAGCGCGCGCTGGCGCCTTTCCTTGCCGTGAAGCCCGTTGTACATCATCGGCAATTCGACGTTCTCGAGCGCCGTTGTGCGCGTAAGAAGATTGAAGCCCTGGAAGACAAACCCGATCTTGTGATTGCGGATGTAGGCCCACTCGTCGGGCGAGAGCGATCCCACCTCATGACCTTCCAAAAGGTAACTCCCGCTCGTCGGGCGGTCCAGGCAACCCAAAATATTCATGAAGGTGGATTTGCCCGAGCCCGACGCCCCCATGACCGCAGTGAACTCGCCGCGGTCGATCTGGAGGTTGATGCCGCGCAGCGCGGGGACCTCGATGTCCCCCATTTTATAGATTTTCTCGACGTTCCTGATGGAGATGAGATGTTCTACCTGAACCACCCTAGACCTCTCGTCTGCTGCGGCTGGAAAGGATTGGCAGGACCGGACGAACCATCCGCTTTTGGGCTTTCCGTGACGCTTAAAATGACCTGATCTTTCTCGGCGACTTCTCCTTCGATCAACTCGGTGTAAGAGCCGTCGGTAATCCCCACGCGCACCTCGACCGGGACAGGCTCGTAATTTCTTAAAACGTAAACCTTGACCAACCGTCCGTCCTTGCGCTCCGGATCGGCTTGCGACGCCCGCGAGCGCCGGCGGCCTGCGCCGCCTCCCCCGCCGCTGCGGCTCGCCTGGCGAATCAGCTCTTGGGCCTCTTGTTTTTCCCACGGCGGGCGAAAGCGGATCGCCATGTTCGGAATCT contains the following coding sequences:
- a CDS encoding extracellular solute-binding protein, whose protein sequence is MKTIRSAILPLVILGLACFSGLHAGEARQDEWEKTLAAAKQEGQLTIYGQSGDERIYVEAFQKAFPFVRVAYTSGRLSELVSRIMTERRAGKYLADLAIGGTTIPLETLKPAGVLEPIRPLLILPEVLDGAAWFQKKLWFADSEGKYVVIWRGSVVPLFSINTKLASAGEFKAYADLLNPKWKGKIVALDPRRPGNAANLTVFLYATPGLGRNFLKRLFGDMDVVFSNDRYQIVDWLARGKFAVNLFSPVSKEDMKAGLPLADVKVDGPAPLGAGAASAALLNRAPHPNAARLFLNWLLSREGQIAYQKASENNSLRADIPKKGIVEPDEVPEDGREYFFYSLEENDKKQQDKEFRQFLNEIIPRN
- a CDS encoding amidohydrolase family protein, encoding MTRQDFRDQVISVDDHVQEPPELWTRRLSKSKWGDRVPHVEQQADGTERWIVDGRKLALEGVALAGALMADRSDEPQRWSEVPRMAYVPAERLKALDAGGIDCSVLYPTVAGVAGEVFGRIRDPQLELACIQAYNDWLIEEWAGASPRFIPQCIVPLFPAESAVQEIKRAVAKGHRGVIYPGIPMELRDVPHINEPDYDPVWATCQDLDVPICFHAGSSAQIQLQPYDGYSPKLKKAVEAMTGPASSIFVVVNLLLSRILFRFPKLKVVFSESALGWGSYLLQYADFQFENDRIYLEGYALKPSELFRRQCYLTTWYDRASLQNSGLVGAENILWSTNFPLATSTWPNSRDAIALCFEGLAGDARRKILRDNAAELYKIDKKMA
- a CDS encoding amidohydrolase family protein, producing MKLKFGLISADSHAQLDRDAFTSRMSKAKWGDRIPQVVEVKDDRSVNPVERWMVHGKIRGNYVANCPAVMERGETKCYPQRWEEVPPKVFDPLERLKALDEDGVDGEVLFPNPPVQNFSFLQGDGAFELACVRAYNDALAEWRAASDRYVPLALVPYLSGVETALAEVERAVKKGHGGIALLSEPSALAKGTYHFNDPAWYPLWGLCEALGIPIHIHESGGLATKISFPRWSGYSHNQFHSMLTVPTGAFPAESIPNLIFSGILDRFPRLKWVSAETGVGWVNYVMEGCDHEWERRRLWTEGILTRPSELFKRQIYVNFWFEKLGAEERHRISMDNIMWESDYPHTASTYPRSWKFVEETLKGVSEDLRRRLLCENAIRLYRFA
- a CDS encoding ABC transporter substrate-binding protein, whose product is MARAALIGLLFFFSISGKSFALDDFIMGISTKHISVAYLFMGKERGFFSEEGIELKLVVMPAYLAPTALIGKQIDGMEFGSTGITLRANGGPVVKIFSQSQKPGWFLMSNPAITELSQLSGKAITVGTLGSGSHLATVEILRKAGVNPDTVVFMGGRGGSDVRIQMLASGTVQAANLVPPYNFMAEKMGLRQMLFYGDHFDLAQFGLVVHESALETRRPFLKRVLRAFLKSHRYALERKEETMRWVVDNLKIEKNDAAKTVDVLLKSAAPTGVATDGAVQNALDPAAKGVATKKANLVDYTLLREVHQELGIR
- a CDS encoding ABC transporter permease — protein: MTLRIALRALRRNKLRSFLTMLGIIIGVGAVIAMVAIGEGAKALVRAQIASLGTNVIVIVPGSSVPGGVRTGFGGVRTLVDGDARAITEEVPAVSFASPSVRGTQQVIAGNQNWATLIQGVSPEFQHIREWQVEDGRFITDGDVDSSAKVAVLGQTVADTLFGNEDPLDAVIRVRNIPFRVVGILQAKGQTGQGVDQDDTIMIPYTTMQKRIFRMTWVHSIHVAVVSAARMQEAEQQITALLRQRHRIQADQEDDFTIRNLSDIAAASSSTTQVMAILLGTIASISLLVGGIGIMNIMLVSVTERTREIGIRMAVGARSRDIMLQFIVEAVVMAALGGALGILVGIGSSNMIHRFMEWPILIRPDIVAFALLVSGGVGIFFGFYPAQKAARLDPIEALRYE
- a CDS encoding ABC transporter ATP-binding protein, which produces MGDIEVPALRGINLQIDRGEFTAVMGASGSGKSTFMNILGCLDRPTSGSYLLEGHEVGSLSPDEWAYIRNHKIGFVFQGFNLLTRTTALENVELPMMYNGLHGKERRQRALEVLSLVGLEQRLDHMPSQLSGGQQQRVAIARSLVNRPALILADEPTGNLDSRTSADIMELFQRLNANEGLTIVLVTHEADIAAYSQRQIHFRDGLVTSDERSENEE